A window of Hordeum vulgare subsp. vulgare chromosome 5H, MorexV3_pseudomolecules_assembly, whole genome shotgun sequence genomic DNA:
GTCAGGGCTGGTCTTCACCTCCGGTGGGTAGATGAGATACAGGACCAGCGGCACAATCAGCAGCGACAGAAGCCCTGGCACAATGGCCGCCTTTGCCCACAGCGTCCACCCGATCCCCTGCCCGATGGTGCTGAGCGTGAGGTTGGCAGCAAGCGGGTTGGCCGCCATCGCCGTGAGGAACATCGCTGACGAAATGACGGACGTCTGGAAGCATGTGAGCATGAGCCAGGCGCCGAGCTTTCGCTCTGTGCCGTCGTCAGTGCGCGATCCACACGCCTCGCAGAGGGATTTCACGAGCGGGAGGAAGATGCCACCAGCCCGCGCGGAGACCGAGGGGATTGCCGGCGCGAGGAACGCCTCGGCAAAGACGAGCGAGTAACCGAGGCCGAGCGTGGAGCCCCCGAAGGCCGAAACGAATTGGTAGGCGACGCGGTTCCCGAGCCCCGTCTTGATGAACCCCCGAGCGAAGAAGAAGGCGAGCGCGATGAGCCAGGGGATGGGATCCCCGAaggcggagaaggcggcggcgaaGGTGAGGGTGCGGGTGAGCACGGCGGCGCCCAAGCCAAGCAGCGCGACGGCGCCCAGCGGCAGCGGCTGCGTGATGATCCCGACGATGGTGGCGAGAAACACGGCGAGCAGCTGCCACGCGTTGCGGGCCACGCCGGCGGGGGCGGGGATGAACCAGATGATGACCCCCGTGGCAATGGAAGCCAGCAGCGGCTTGAGGGCCGCGCCCTTCAGGGCTGGCTTCGCCGGCGGTGACACCGGCGCGGGGGGAGATGCCGGCGCCGCGGCGACGGGCGGGAGGAGGCGGCGAGCCGTGGACGGGGTCAGGGGCTTGGGGAGGGAGTAGGAgtgggagtgggagagggagagggaggtgggcttagaggagggtgaggaggtggagcggcggcggagggagaatgagaggaggtgggggcggtggcggaTGCCGAGGTGGTGGCAGGTGAGCGGCGAGGCCGCCGACGCGGAGGAGGCCATGgcgtcgacggcggcggcggggagggaAGGGGGGAGAATGGAGGAGATGGAAAGGGGGGTTGGGTTTAATTGGATGGACGGCGACGACGGGGAAGCGGCATTGGGCGTATCGAATCCAGAGATTGGCTCCTTCGCGCGTGGATCCGGTGTTCGTAGACCAGGTACTCCCTCCCCTTCTAAAATATGGGGGCTGCTACCAATCCATCGGTGGATATTTACTAAAAATCCATCATCTCCACAGACGTTCGATCTCGCCCATAGCCGTCCGGTCCGCTCCTGATTTAATTCCTGAAACGACgctcgagttgcagaaacaatcgctttgttgcaaaaaataaactttggatccattaaatcctgaaacaacggtcgagtttcagaaacaattgctTGTTTCAGGAAAAAAT
This region includes:
- the LOC123394965 gene encoding dicarboxylate transporter 1, chloroplastic, coding for MASSASAASPLTCHHLGIRHRPHLLSFSLRRRSTSSPSSKPTSLSLSHSHSYSLPKPLTPSTARRLLPPVAAAPASPPAPVSPPAKPALKGAALKPLLASIATGVIIWFIPAPAGVARNAWQLLAVFLATIVGIITQPLPLGAVALLGLGAAVLTRTLTFAAAFSAFGDPIPWLIALAFFFARGFIKTGLGNRVAYQFVSAFGGSTLGLGYSLVFAEAFLAPAIPSVSARAGGIFLPLVKSLCEACGSRTDDGTERKLGAWLMLTCFQTSVISSAMFLTAMAANPLAANLTLSTIGQGIGWTLWAKAAIVPGLLSLLIVPLVLYLIYPPEVKTSPDAPRLAKERLAKMGPMSTEEKIMAGTLLLTVGLWIFGGMLSVDAVSAAILGLSVLLITGVVTWKECLAESVAWDTLTWFAALIAMAGYLNKYGLISWFSETVVKFVGGLGLSWQLSFGVLVLMYFYSHYFFASGAAHIGAMFTAFLSVASALGTPPLFAAMVMSFLSNLMGGLTHYGIGSAPVFYGAGYVPLAEWWGYGFVISVVNIIIWLGAGGFWWKMIGLW